One Pan paniscus chromosome 16, NHGRI_mPanPan1-v2.0_pri, whole genome shotgun sequence DNA segment encodes these proteins:
- the LOC112437190 gene encoding putative GED domain-containing protein DNM1P34 gives MPLCCPWQASKAEENGSNSFMHSMDPQLVRQMETTQSLVEFYVAIVNKTVWDLMVGLVPKTIMHLMINNTKEFIFSELLATLYSCGDENMLMEDSTEQAKWCNEMLCMHHVLREAPNIIGNIQTTMVSMPMGAHG, from the exons ATGCCTTTGTGTTGTCCATGGCAGGCCAGCAAGGCTGAGGAGAATGGCTCCAACAGCTTCATGCACTCCATGGACCCACAGCTGGTGCGGCAAATGGAGACCACCCAGAGCCTGGTGGAATTCTATGTGGCCATTGTCAACAAGACCGTGTGGGACCTCATGGTTGGTCTCGTGCCCAAGACCATCATGCACCTCATGATCAACAAC accaaggagttcatcttctcggagctgctgGCCACACTGTACTCATGTGGAGACGAGAACATGCTGATGGAGGATTCCACAGAGCAGGCAAAATGGTGCAACGAGATGCTGTGCATGCACCATGTGCTGAGGGAGGCGCCCAACATCATCGGCAACATCCAAACAACCATGGTCAGCATGCCCATGGGGGCCCATGGATGA